The Anastrepha obliqua isolate idAnaObli1 chromosome 5, idAnaObli1_1.0, whole genome shotgun sequence DNA window aagcaagcaaaattgctaaggaaaaaattatttgagtgcAATTCGCACCTCATAAATCACGAATCGTGTCTAATGCACATTATGCTGCTGGAAAAAGGCAAGCGGCAGGcaggcagcagcagcaacaacaacaacagcagtccCAGAGCAATCAtaaaaacaatagcaataacaatgttTATGGCCAACAGCAGCCAAAGCAGAAGTGCCAACAACAATCGTTATTGTTACGAGCAGACAGCCACTACAGACAGCAAAAGGGTGCCACCAGTCAAACTTAACAACCGGTCGGTTGGTCTACTACGTAGTGAAGACCCGGCACAGCGCCACACAAAAGTGGCATTAAAGAAAGCTCTCCCTTCGTTAACTCCTCTCAGTATCTGCTGTACGTTGCATGCAACTATACTCCTTTCCATCTGTGCTGATCACCTTATGTAgcttaaatactttttattttatttttttgttttttcggtttttcttttgtgtGTGCTTTCTAATGTTCTGGCTTTGGTATAGAAtgcatgcaaataaatttgctttcataTGTGGGCAAGTAAATGTGTAACGTATCCATGTGTTTCGGCAAGGTTTGTGTCACAAATGGATTTGCCAACTGATTCATCGCAAAGGTATTTGTGTAAACTTCGAAGAAGTAAGAGAATGCAGTGAGTAGAGTGAGTCAATCGTAGATGTAATTTGTTTGGAATCTCGGAGACTTTAATGAGATGAGGTGATGCCATTGACTCAGCCTTGGTTTTTGTATACACCACGACTTTATACCCGCAAACAATATTGTATTATAACTTTGTTCATAATAACGGAATCGGAGTACAAGTGGACATGTACTCAAAAGTATTCAGAGCAATTGATTTGTCCGCCTCTGTCTGCTAACgcatttaaatattgtatttgaaTGAAACTCGATGTGGTTGGTATTAAAATGTTgctgaaattttcgaaaatacttaaaatatgaAACCAGACAGACGGTGGCTTGAATTTTCTTCTACATAATGAatgtcgaaaatttttttatatgaagaaaatgtattATGTTGGGAATAAAGTAGTagcgtttatttattttcttttattttacaacgatttatttgttgtttggcaaagggtGAGTAACACTTtatgctctacaaaactattttaaatgtatttttgagttatttaattttttattagttttgagactTGGAAAtgaaatacccaggaggcaaaaatcaacattttcgacacctgctcttctttgcttttcattgagGCCCAAATACTGCCGAAGCAGACCGGGaaatttgcgacgtgtatggagaagatgttatagatgagtctacagcacggaagtggtttgcaaagttcaaaaatgacgaCCTTGaagtcgatgacacgtcccgcaacggaaggccttctgaattcgaattATTCATCCAGAGGAGATCATGATATGAGTTTGGTGGGACTAatagggcatggtgcactgatcgacatggtcaaaccatactccattacgacaacgccaggccccatgttgcacaagtcgtcgaAGCcgtactccaagagctcgaatgggaggtcgtTAGCactcgccgtattctccggaccttgcaccggcCGACTACCATCGTTTACGCTCCTTGTTAAACCTTATGAAGGACGttatcttcgataacaaagaggtccttaaaaactggctcagcaATTTCATTGACTCCAGACTAGGAGATTTTTGGTGGAACGGCATCaataaattggtcgagaggtggaaagaggttgttaacagcaacggcgaatatataattgattaaattattgatgtaattattggttgttgtttaaataaaagtattcggTAAAAACCGTTACGAATTTatttcccaacccaatatatgacACCGCCAGAAAacatcaacgcgatttttgggaTGCTTAAAATTGAATGCACTATAAAGCTGCCTACtcgatgtttttaaaaaaatgctgatgaaaaagtttgaaattttaatgaaaatttattgaattttgaatttgtttgagGCCAAAGTCAACACTAACAACACATATACAGGCTGGACCAACTAACGTATGAAACTTGAACTACTGATTGCCTTTAATCTGTGAACTAAAATACATTCGTATTAAGAAAGAAATTTACATAGATTAGCATCTGCGGTTTTCGAAATGGGTCCATTTATGATTCAACAGCTTtaggaaatgttaaaaaatgtacttcCAAAATAGTGATTTACCTTTCGAAActgcaaaaaaattacattctaAACAGGTGAGTACAAATACGGCTGACTATGTTGTTGCTATTGAAACAGcataaaatgttttccaaaagtTTTTGGCGATACTACGAAactgacagtccttggccgaattcaaattgaaaccgttccggtaacgtagaagaTTTTATCCTCCCGCAATCAATAGGAGGTCGCCTCAGCTATCTATACCCTACAGTCCGAAGAAGTATTTGTTGCAATACCTATTGGTCGTATTAGCGAAATGAGAAGGACTCTGCTGTGTTGCAAGCACCAGGTGCAGGTTGGCTTGGAGataggaaaaaaaaacacaatgggCGTGCATTTTGTCGGCTAGAATCATGAGTGCTGTTATACGATTAGCGCCATCGGTACACATACAGCGCGAGTTATGGTTTCTGCTTGTATTTGAAACCTTGAGTTGCGGCCAATATCCCTGTTAggtccttctcctagtaaataATACTCTTCTTCATGATATTAAAagaaacttttattattatacaggAGTTTTCTGCGACTTTTACCAGTCGCCCTTCGCGGTTCAGCCACAACTGGCTTTTCTTAGATCTTTTGGTCTTAAATATAGccttagtatatacatatttagattgtaaatatgtgtgtttgtgatgCTACTCAGCACCATCCAAATAGTCTAGTTGGAAtatgattgttttctttttcattagtactcattttacaatcataaattttactaaaatattctttttcattagtactcattttacaatcataaattttactaaaatatggttgttttcttttttataattttatgtgtgGGAGCGGGGCCATTCCACATAACTCCCCCACCGTTAGAGTTAGAACTCTCCTGAGTTCTTTCATTAATAAGTACATTTTGTTTGGGGTTAGTTTCCATTAACATAATTCCCCCttcattataattatttttattaacaatttttacttttatattcttCCTTTTCCAATATACAATTATTATaatcaataagagcaataaacaTATTGCTACTGTTACATTCATACcatatgaaacatttttatggtattttaattctttaatttctttaatgttttccatattttttcttcaatcatttctacaatattattaaaatgattatttattgctatatgcttattaacagtttcaataatattattgtcattttctttttgtacttctaaaaaaattaatcagtaTCTCCATTATGGACTATGATACTAAACCTATCATCATTGTAATTATTTTCTGTGTCCAAATTAGGTATGTTCGCAAATTTTTGTGGTCTTTTTATATTAGATGGATGGACGTTTTGCAATGGATTAATTCGGAAATATGGTTGGTCCTTATGTCTTactcttttgtaattttttatgggtCCTGATTCTCTGTATTCTGTATACTCTTCCCTATTGCTATTATGTTTTGctattacttttctttttaccAAATTAATTCTATCTTGTAATATGGATGGGCAAATGCTATCTTTGGCGAACCTTGGAGAACATTTGATGGTTGAGTGATATCGATCATTATAGTTCGCTATAACGATCTGCATCCTCATTTCCGTTGAAAGACTTGTATCATCAATTCCTGTTAATTTCTCCAACAGGGTTGAGTGAAGTCTCTCAATGTCTGCGTTACCAGTGTGATTATTGGGTTTTGTTAAATGGACATATTGAGGTCCAATATATCAATATGGATAATTTCGTTTTTATCCGTAGGGGTTTCCGTCAAATTGAATTTAGGTTTTATAGGTtttctatcatattttatttgtgtgcatttttcacagttatttattattaactgaATATGCTCCCTGAATTTAGGATTATTTTTCTACCATGCAATATCTTACTTTCAGCTTCAGGGCTAtatgttattataatttgtgtCTTATATTTATTGACAATCTCTTCTTTTATAGCCAAATGTTCCAATAACTCTTCCTCTGCGGAATGTATCGTAtcggaaatttcaaaattcgatttttttatcattattttcgTTTATATCCTTAGATGCCATTAAAATTTGGTAACCTTTTGCAAGATCAATAGGGCTAAAGTACTGTGCTTTGCCCAGCTTGTCTAAGATTCCATGAATATTTGGCAAGGGATACTTATCGTCAATGGTTATTTGATTAAGCCTACGATAATCAACCACTAAAcgaaactttttatttcttgatttatcttctttttttttttaacactgtTATAATAGGAGAGCTATACCTACTCCagctttttttgaattattttatggaCCACTGATTTTGTATTACTCAGTGTGTCcccatctttaaaaaaattattttttcatattttgtttttagcaatttttcaacTCCTTTACGATCATCTGATTTTTAGATGATCgagttgaatattttgcaatttcccaGACTCCAATGCATAAACTTGCTCTTGGATCGTCTTTGAGATGAATGGTATTTTTACACCATTAAGGAGTTCAATTTCCTccttttctataaatttaatttttcatattttttttagcaatttttcaacTCCTTTACGATCATCTGATTTTTAGATGATCgagttgaatattttgcaatttctagACTCCAATGCATAAACCTGCTCTTGGATCGTCTTTGAGAGGAATGGTATTTTTACACCATTAAGGAGTTCAATTTCCTCCTTTTCTatatttatcttctttttttacaCTGTTATAATAGCAGAGCTATACCTACtcctgctttttttttttttttattataccttGTTTTTCCAATTCTTTAATTTGCCAGTTATGTGTGGGACAGTAACGTCTGATCCAGTTATTTTGGGTCAGTAACGTCTGAGCCAGTTATTTTGGGTCAGTAACGTCTGAGCCAGTTATTTTGGGTCAGTAACGCCTGAGCCAGTTATGTTTGGGTCAGTAACGTCTGAGCCAGTTATGTTTGTTATGGTGAAAGCAAACGTACCTGCCGCCAATTGTTTTATTCTTTGAATAGGGCAACTTCTTTGTGTTGCCTTCAAAAGGATGTAGATATtttaagtctttctccaccttttGTCTTAGGGTGGTTCTTTGATATATAGCATTTTGCTGCAATAGTTGCGTTATCGCTACTAAACAAGCCTCCATATTTTGGGCCATTTTCTTTTcgaatcaataaaattaatttttcatatatattttttttttaattaattataaaactctcttttttttacattttcttcaaatttgacacattttctatttttttcttttttattattattgatttgcTTTTACCGGGCTGGCATACGTCACATGCCTGATTATTAGTTTTTGCTTACTTGCTTcgagaaaatttcttaattgagCTCTTAGGCTCATAACTTCATAACGTATGATTATTAGTTTTTGCTTcgagaaaatttcttaattgagCTCTTAGGCTCATAACTTCATAACGTAtgattattagttttttgcttcgagaaaatttcttaattgatTTAACGTGCCCAAGCATTAAGTACGCTTgctctatttttttcttcctgCACTGGGGTTCTTTCCACAATATTAAACATATTAAACCTGTTTCTATTTGTACGAAGATTATTGCCCGCAAATCGATTAACCATCCTCCTGAATCTTGTGGCACTAGGATCTACCTCCGTGAGGGTTGGCCACTGAATCAAACTCTTATCTTGGCGTAAGTTACTgtatgtcattttttttttttttttttaattaattataacatTTCCTTTTACTTCGTATTTCTTCTATGTTTCATATTTTCTCTTTGCATtaacaatttttcacaaaaaaaaaattttgttttttttttcttcactgtcATTTTCAAGTATCATAACTTTTCGCAAAATGTTACTTACATAGACTCCTTTCGTCAATGGATGGATCAAAATTTTCAGGATCTCTACTCTGCTTGGTCTTCACTTAATGTTTCCGGAGTGTTCACTGGTACTTGTTATTCTGCTGCTGTtattttgctgctgttgttttgctgctgatgttgctgctgttgttttgctgctgatgttgctgctgttgttttgctgctgatgttgctgctgttgttttgctgctgatgttgctgctgtagttttgctgctgatgttgctgctgtagttttgctgctgatgttgcttTTGCGTTTGATAGCGATCAAGGAAACAAGCGACCTCTTCGATGACAGTGCGATTAGAAACTCTTGGATCGAGATAtctgttgctgctgcttcttTCACTGCTATTTACAGTGCAGTTTTTAAATGTGTAATTATAAAATCCTATCCTTCTTTAAAATCCATTAATAGGcaaccaccgtagccgaatggggtgGTGCCAGTTTGCCGACTGCGCCAGTTATGGTTTCTCCGAGGCTAGTTATGCTGGCTACCGACTGCGCCAGTTATGGTTTCTGCTTGTATTTGAAACCTTGAGTTGCGGCCAATATCCCTGTTAggtccttctcctagtaaataATACTCTTCTTCATGATATTAAAagaaacttttattattatacaggAGTTTTCTGCGACTTTTACCAGTCGCCCTTCGCGGTTCAGCCACAACTGGCTTTTCTTAGATCTTTTGGTCTTAAATATAGccttagtatatacatatttagattgtaaatatgtgtgtttgtgatgCTACTCAGCACCATCCAAATAGTCTAGTTGGAAtatgattgttttctttttcattagtactcattttacaatcataaattttactaaaatattctttttcattagtactcattttacaatcataaattttactaaaatatggttgttttcttttttataattttatgtgtgGGAGCGGGGCCATTCCACATAACTCGCGCGACAAAACGATCGCACCtgtcccacgacagtcggttttacgttaccggaatcACGCGTGCTTATAGCCGACCTAGAagtgtcactccagcagcatttcccgtgcATGTATGGAAAATGTTTAGTGCTATAACATAGCACCTCAATATTTTGactagttttaataatttttctttcgtttCTGAGTTTTCATAATTGTGTTTTAAGTAAAGCTCATTGtctaataaaaaccaaaaaacaaaaaattataaaaaatctgaaCTATTTCGAGAAATATTATTCGTATGCAGTTTCATAATTTGTgtgatataaattataaataataatataattttataatttcaataagGTGTGCAATTGGAAGTTCCTGAAAAATatcgtttattttttgtttttcagctgACGGTGTTATGCAATTTCCTCCATATAAAATTACgttgaaattctaattaaaaagcatagaattgtgatgaaaagttggtagtatttttctaatttttgtataaaacttgaaatttggatttgtatggattttgagACATCTTTATGGAGTGTCTTGCTGAGCTCGTTCTCCAATttatggtgtacgtcttgatgtttttctgcTTTCTTTCATCTTTATATTGATTTTTGCGTACGCCATTGTTAGTCAATTTGTAAGCTGTAGCTGTCTGGTTCAGAAGTGACAAATATGAATGAcgcacgacgccatttgcaaaaattataaatcttccttcATTATAACTTTGGTCTTTCGCGAATGCAGTGGAATTCGAACCTGagtactaccgaatggtagtcacgcacaaacacCTTGGGCCAGGGCTATCATCACATGCACACTtccataaaaaaagaaaaagcattgaaataaataaaaaaattaaatataaaaaagaattaaaaaagttaaaaaaacagtaaaagaaaaataaaaagcgtttaaaaaaatacaaaattaaaaagtttacatAACTATATATATTCAAAAAGCCTTATAAAAAGTATAACAAAGTAagagacatttaaaaaaatactaaatcaaaaaataaatataaaaatataataaataagtttaagaaaagaaacaggattaaaaaaaatacaaaactaaaaaataaatataataaaaaagtataagaaaAAGCATTCATAAAACTATACAAAACTaaacacaaatataaaaaaatatgataaaaatgtataaaaaaagaaaaagcgattacaaaatgcaaaactaaaaaatttacataaaatataataaaaaagcgtAATACAAAGTATACGAAAAAGaagaagcatttaaaaaaatacttaatcgAAAAatagataacaaaaaaatataagaaaaaaaagaagcatttaaaaaaatactaaatcaaatataaatagtaaaaaagtatAAGAAAACGAAACAGCATTAAAAACCCcatacaaaacttaaaaaatatatataaaaatgtgatgaaaaattataaaaaaagaaacaggaTTGGAAAACCCATAcaaagctaaaaataaaatatgataaaaaatataaaaaaggcatttaaaaaaataaaactaaaatataaatataactatataataaaaaaagtatacggaaagaaaaatcattaaaaaatacacaaataaaaaataaatataaaaatataataaaaaaatattcaaaaaacacaaaaactacaaaataaatataaaaattaaatagaaaagtgtaaaaaagcaTTCAAAAATCACAAtactaaaaaactaaattaaaaaaatacataaattaaatttaaaaaaaacagtggaaAAAAGAAACAGCATtcaaaaaatacagaaataaaaaattaatatataaaaatattataataaagtatattataaaaaaggaaaaagcgTTAAAAgacatatagaaaaaaaatgaatataaaaataaaatacgatatataatatatacaatacaaaataaaagaaaatataaaaatgtaaaaaaaagtttaggaaaacaaaaaaaaaagcattcaaacaaatacacaaataaaaaatatatataaaaagaagtatgaaaaagaaaaatcattcaaaaaaatatacaaataaaaaagtgcgaaaaaagaaaaagcattcaaaaaataaaataaagagtcAAAACTGGTTCAAAATGTTGAGCTGCTGTCGCTTTGTCGCGGGCTGTGTGGGAACCTTTTAAGGTTTTCTCTAAATGCCTAATACAAAAATTGGTAGATTAAGGCTATAAGTTTGCTGACAAATGATAAGGAATGTAACACGAGTCCGGAGGTTTGATAAAAGTCTTCACGGTGGTATTGCGCATTCTCGAGACTCCGGTGAacatatttgttaaaaatttgcttattgcTTGGCTCTaaagaagtaaaaatttaacaaaatatagtAATATGGCTAATTGAGAATGAAGAGTAACTAAAAGTTAGCGAAATTCTTCTTTGGCCTATTGGCAAAAAGttgtttgagaaaatatttcaaagtacatggaattattattattatattttttttaacttcatatGCAAAGGCGTTCTTTGCATATATACAGAAGTTGCATGAGCATGCCTACATAAAAAAGTATTGAATTGTGTAGTATTGCATTGGAAATCActtttcaaacaaaacaaaaattcattctCTTATTTCACACCGTCACAATCGTCCATTTAAATGGTGCAAGCAAATGCAGATGCGGGTGCACCGATATGAATACGGATTTGGTGTAGGTGCTCTTATATGCGCACTTAATCTTTGAATTATATTCGCCAGCATACACAGCATACACCAACAATGCAAACGCATGGCAATCGCACTCACCCGTTCGTATTTGGCGTacgtactcacatacatacatacactcatatgTACAAGTAGTATTTGGTAAACGAGCTAACCCCACCTAGGCACGATTTGCGTTCACACATATATTTCAACCAAGTGCAGGCTGGTTCCAGCACCATTGGGCCCGAGGTAAACTTCTTAGAAGATTGTTGTCTTTTTTATACACGTTGCCTGTTGCTATGCTGCCGCCATTCCGGCTGAAGTGATTGCAATGCTAACGCAGAATCTCGCTGAGCGTTTTACTAGTTAGGCGCGCGCAGCCGCGAAATGGTTGCTGTGGCAGTGGAGGCGGAGGTGGAGGCGGCGGTGGTGGAGGATTTGGTCTTTGCCGTTGGTGTGTAATCGCATTCAGATCTTGTTAAACAAAAAGGCAAAGTAAGCAATTGTTTCGTGAAGAATATCGCTAAGTGTGATAAGCGGCAGTTTTTCTCACTCTCCATTTTTTCCATGTGTACGGCTGTAAAGTGATGTTGTTGCTGCCACATTTGTTGTTCCTGCTGTTGTAGTTGTCGTTTTTTGGTGCTCGCAAATGCATTTAAAGCTAATAAGAGTGCACGGGTATCATGAAATGTAAACGCCCAGAGAGATCGTCATCGGCAAAGTCTAAAGCGGCACGGCGGCAGTGGTAGTGGCAACAGCAGCGACAGCtgggaaaataaaattgctaATGCGCTTATAGTGGTACGgtgttttaaatttgaaaattttcggtcAAAAAGCGTTCATGTATAAAGAAACATTTATAAACAGTTGTAAATATATGCCTGCAGAGTTCTTCAGTATTGGGTATATATTGTTGTTCTTCT harbors:
- the LOC129248851 gene encoding uncharacterized protein LOC129248851 produces the protein MFIDHRTLTAERPETHGDTNDDDDDDNGGDNSGKLLLLLLKHSTCHMPHAMQAAGRQQQQQQQQQSQSNHKNNSNNNVYGQQQPKQKCQQQSLLLRADSHYRQQKGATSQT